A single genomic interval of Astyanax mexicanus isolate ESR-SI-001 chromosome 4, AstMex3_surface, whole genome shotgun sequence harbors:
- the coq3 gene encoding ubiquinone biosynthesis O-methyltransferase, mitochondrial, with protein MLSRRSAQLAYRLLTSTSTYRPALQPRLPVQQSGRLISHSTVDPAEVRKFQALASKWWDERGEFGALHAMNDLRVPFIRDNLLSVHSARQMGSPLSGLRVLDVGCGGGLLTEPLARLGADVLGIDPVQDSVRIAELHLSHDPALCGRVRYRACSLEELADEDEQEEEGFHAVVASEVLEHLADLETFIQCCHHVLKPGGSLFVTTINRTQMSYILGIIAAEQVLRIVPRGTHDWEKFISPVELETLLESTGFSVECIRGMLYNPVSGAWSWQQSTAINYALHALKRREEPQSDRVESESEDEAASRSTA; from the exons ATGCTCTCCAGAAGATCAGCACAGCTCGCCTACAGACTcctcacctccacctccacctacaGACCCGCATTACAGCCGCG ACTGCCTGTCCAGCAGAGTGGGAGGTTAATCTCCCACAGCACGGTGGACCCGGCTGAGGTGAGGAAATTCCAGGCTTTGGCCAGCAAGTGGTGGGATGAGCGGGGCGAGTTTGGAGCGCTGCACGCCATGAATGACCTGAGGGTGCCATTTATACG GGACAACCTGTTGAGTGTGCACAGTGCCCGGCAGATGGGCAGCCCGCTGTCGGGACTCCGGGTTCTGGACGTCGGATGTGGCGGTGGCCTGCTGACTGAG CCACTGGCTCGACTGGGTGCGGACGTGTTGGGGATCGACCCGGTGCAGGACAGTGTGCGGATTGCAGAGCTGCATCTGTCACATGACCCGGCACTGTGTGGGCGTGTGCGGTACAGAGCCTGCAGCCTGGAGGAGCTGGCTGATGAAGACGAGCAGGAAGAAGAGGGATTCCATGCTGTTGTTGCCTCTGAGGTTCTGGAACACCTGGCTGACCTGGAGACCTTTATACAGTGCTGCCACCACGTACTGAAG CCTGGTGGCTCTCTCTTCGTCACCACTATAAACCGGACACAGATGTCCTACATTCTGGGCATTATCGCGGCCGAGCAGGTTCTGCGGATTGTACCCAGAGGAACCCATGACTGGGAGAAGTTCATCAGTCCTGTGGAGCTAGAGACGCTGCTGGAGTCCA ctggtTTCAGTGTGGAGTGTATTAGAGGGATGCTGTATAACCCTGTGTCAGGAGCGTGGAGCTGGCAGCAGAGCACAGCCATCAACTATGCTCTGCATGCACTCAAACGGAGGGAGGAGCCGCAGTCGGACAGAGTTGAGTCTGAGAGCGAGGATGAAGCTGCGTCACGGTCCACAGCCTGA
- the faxcb gene encoding failed axon connections homolog, which produces MQWRAGFASSRAFVVDLGRNRSLPVPFGLPADERHSVSGCVVALPLQDCGGIMSGLVAETWWRRTLYLTGGALLAAAAYLLYELLAIRKEQQLDSKDAIILHQFTRPKNGVPSLSPFCLKMETYLRMVDLPYQNYFDGSLSPQSTMPWIEYNHECVSGTEFIIDFLEEKLGVSLNKKLSGPELAVARAITKMVEEHLYWAIVYCQWVENVEQTEKMLEVPGPLSDVLKWTLCQLNGGLVKREMFCQGIGRFSRDEIYTLMERDMRTLATLLGDKKYLMGSKVSSVDAAVFGHLAQAMWTLPGSRPEQLIKGELINLAMYCERIRRKFWPEWFVDVDDFCSDGESDSSEGTPTNLMDCSLFSLTDALADSAGSSPTHTHSPDSDRSGRSLSDSDIEVDGSDSEQQGKG; this is translated from the exons ATGCAGTGGCGCGCGGGGTTCGCCTCCTCACGCGCCTTCGTCGTGGACCTGGGCCGGAACCGTAGCCTTCCGGTTCCATTCGGGCTGCCCGCGGACGAGCGGCACTCGGTGTCGGGCTGCGTGGTGGCGCTGCCGCTGCAGGACTGCGGCGGGATCATGTCCGGCCTGGTGGCGGAGACCTGGTGGAGGAGGACGCTGTATCTGACCGGGGGAGCGCTGCTGGCCGCCGCCGCCTACCTGCTCTACGAGCTGCTCGCCATCAG gAAAGAGCAGCAGTTGGACTCTAAAGATGCAATCATCCTTCACCAGTTCACCAGACCCAAAAACGGTGTCCCCAGTCTGTCTCCGTTCTGCCTGAAGATGGAAACTTACCTGCGCATGGTGGACTTGCCTTATCAG AACTACTTCGACGGCAGTCTGTCTCCTCAGTCGACGATGCCGTGGATCGAGTATAATCACGAGTGTGTGTCCGGGACCGAGTTCATCATTGATTTTCTGGAGGAGAAGCTTGGTGTCAGCCTCAATAAGAAGCTGAGTGGTCCAGAACTGGCTGTGGCACGAGCCATCACCAAAATGGTGGAGGAACACTTATACTG GGCGATCGTGTACTGTCAGTGGGTGGAGAATGTGGAGCAGACTGAGAAGATGCTGGAAGTTCCTGGTCCGCTGAGTGATGTTCTGAAGTGGACGCTGTGCCAGCTGAATGGAGGCCTGGTAAAGAGGGAGATGTTCTGTCAGGGAATCGGACGGTTCTCCAGAGATGAGATTTACACACTCATGGAAAGAGACATGCGCACACTCGCCACACTGCTGG gaGATAAGAAGTACCTCATGGGCTCTAAAGTGTCCAGTGTGGATGCTGCTGTGTTTGGACACCTTGCCCAGGCCATGTGGACTTTGCCCGGCTCCAGACCGGAACAGCTGATTAAAG GTGAGCTGATTAACCTGGCCATGTACTGCGAGCGGATCAGGAGGAAGTTCTGGCCCGAGTGGTTCGTGGACGTGGACGATTTTTGTTCTGATGGCGAGAGCGACAGCAGTGAGGGAACGCCCACTAATCTGATGGACTGCAGCCTGTTCTCACTCACCGACGCGCTGGCCGACAGCGCCGGCagctcccccacacacacacactcgcccgaCAGCGACCGCTCCGGACGCTCGCTCTCCGACTCGGACATCGAGGTGGACGGCTCCGACTCCGAACAGCAGGGCAAGGGCTAG